In Cellulosilyticum sp. I15G10I2, the DNA window GCTCAAACTTTACACAGTATATGGCATGACCAAGATGCTAGGCATTTTATGATTACAGACCATGGTTTAAGTCATAGCATGCCTATTAACGCTATTACTTTTTCGGGTGGTGTTGGGTATTGTTTTTATCACCAGACAGACGACAATGAAAGGTTTAATGACATAGGGGTACTGCTGTCTCAAGTCTTAAGAGAGGTGTTTTCAAACAGTACCTATCAAATATTAGAGCCAATAGAGACGATTCGTGCTACCGTTATTGGAGCTGGTATGTATTCTACTGAGATTTCAGGAAGTACCATCACTTATTCAAAAGATATTTTTCCAATCAAAATGATCCCTATTGTTAAGCTAAATCCAGAAGATGAAAAGTTATCCTGCATACTTTTTAAAAAAGCGGTAAAAAAAATGCTTAGTTGGTACGGTGCCGAAGAGGGAGAGCATTTGGCTGCTCTTGCTATTAAGGGTATACATAATATTACTTTTGATGAGGTACAGCAATATGCAGATAAAATAACACAGGCGATGGAGGGAATTATCGACTCCAAGCAGCCACTTATTATTATTATTGAGCAAGATATGGCCAAGGTCTTAGGTCAAGCACTGCAAGTAAGGCTTGGAAAAGAAAAAGATATTGTCTGTATTGATGCTATAGATGTATCGGGAGGAGACTACATAGATATAGGGATGCCTGTTATGAATGGCAGAGTACTTCCGGTTGTTGTTAAAACACTTATCTTTAGCTAAAGAAAAAAGAATGCAATGCATAATAATCATTAATTTTAAGAATGGGGGAGTGAAACAGATGCGGCTTAAGAGTAGACTTTTTGGTAAGTGTTATGAATTTGCATCTATCACCGAGGTGTTGGCAAAGGCAAATGAAGAAAAATCAGGGGACCGGTTAGCTGGGGTAGCAGCGCAGTCAACAACTGAGAGAGTAGCAGCAAAAGAAGTGTTGGCTCATTTAACAATTGGAGACCTTAGAAATAATCCTGTTGTACCTTATGAGCATGACGAAGTGACAAGAGTGATTCAAGATCAAGTTAACGAGAAAATATACAGTGAAATCAAAAACATGACTATTGCAGATTTAAGAGAATTTATTCTGGATGACCAAACAACCTCTAATCAAATTACAAGAATAACTAGAGGCCTTACCTCAGAAGTTGTTGCAGGTGTAGCAAAACTCATGAGTAATTTAGATTTAATTTACGGGGCTTCAAAGATTAGAATAGAAGCTGAGTGTAACACAAGAATAGGGCGAGTTGGTACATTATCAGCAAGACTTCAGCCCAATCATACAACGGACGACTTAGATGGGGTGCTGCTTTCTGTTATGGAGGGACTTACTTATGGGGTTGGTGATGCAGTTATAGGTCTTAATCCTGTAGATGATACACCTGCAAATGTAGGACGTATTTTAAAAATGTTTTATGAATTTAAAGAAAAATGGCACATTCCTACGCAGTGCTGTGTACTTGGACATGTAACAACACAAATGGAAGCTATAAGAGCCGGCGCACCATCAGACCTTTGTTTTCAAAGTATAGCAGGTTCTCAGAAGGGTAATGAAGCTTTTGGGGTAACGGTTAAAATGTTAGATGAAGCAAAGGATCTTTTATTAAGAGAAGGGACTGGTATAGGTCCTAATGTTATGTATTTCGAAACAGGGCAAGGTTCGGAGTTGTCCAGTGAAGCACATTTTGGAGCAGACCAAGTCGTAATGGAAGCGAGATGTTATGGACTTGCAAAACGCTATAATCCTTTTCTTGTTAATACTGTAGTAGGTTTTATTGGACCGGAATACCTTTATGATTCTAAACAGGTTATAAGAGCAGGCCTTGAAGATCATTTTATGGGAAAATTAACGGGTATTTCAATGGGATGTGATGCTTGCTATACCAATCATATGAAAGCTGATCAAAATGATATTGAGAATCTAGCTGTTTTACTTTCAACAGCAGGATGCAACTATTTTATGGGAGTTCCTTGCGGGGATGATATTATGCTTAACTACCAATGCACAGGGTTCCATGAAACACCTACACTTAGACAGCTTTTAGGCTTACGTCCTATTCCAGAATTTGAAGCATGGTGTATTGAGATGGGCTTTTTATTACCAAATGGAAAGCTTGGACCAAGGGCTGGGGATGCCTCTGTATTTATGAAGTAATTAAATAGCAGGTTAAAATAAAAGAATTAAAGAATGGGGGAAAGTCAATGGCACTCTCAGAGGACAAATTAAAGGAAATTGTTGCTCGGATTGTAGGTGAGATGATAGAAAAAAATCAAGCAGAAAACAGTAATGTATGTCCTAGTATAGAAGTAACAGACAAACTGGAGGAAGAAGATATTCCAGATATTACTGAGGTTAATCTAAAGACATATCTTGCAGTACCTGAAGCTGAAAATAAAGAGGAATACCTTAGACTTAAAGCTAAGACATCAGCAAGACTAGGTGTGTATAGAGCTGGTACTAGATATAAAACAGAAACAATGCTCCGTTTTAGAGCAGACCATGCCGTAGCAATGGATGCAGTTTTTACAGATGTCCCGGAAGAAGTTATAAAGTCCAATGGATTATTTGAAGTACAAACAATGTGCGAAAGCCGGGATCAATACCTTACAAGACCAGATCTTGGCCGAAAATTTGACGAAGAAAATTTGAAGCTTATTAAGTCGCAGTGTAAAAAGAGCCCAAAGGTACAAATCTATGCTTCAGATGGACTTTCAAGTACAGCACTAATAGCCAATTTAAAAACTGTGATGCCTTCTATTATGCAAGGGCTTAAGACATATGGCTATGACGTAGGAACACCTTTTTTTGTAAAATACGGAAGAGTAGGTGCGATGGATGTTATTACAGAAGCACTCGATGCAGAGGTAACAGTTGTCTTAATAGGAGAAAGACCAGGTCTTGCCACCGGAGAATCAATGAGCGCTTATATGACTTATAAAGGGCAGGTAGGTATGTCAGAGTCAGGCAGAACTGTTGTTTCCAATATTCATTCAGGTGGAACGCCAGCAGCTGAAGCGGGAGCTCATATTGCAGATATTATTCATGAGATGATTAAACAGAAGGCATCTGGCTTAGATTTAAAAATTTAGAGAGAATTAAAGGGGGTAAATCGCGTGAAACATGATCAAGTAAGAGGAAGCGTATTAGCAGTAAAAGTTATACCCAATGTGAGTGCATCACTTGCAGAAGAATGGAAACTGCCAGAGGGGCATAGAAGCATAGGCTTTTTAACAACAGATAGTGATGATGTAGGTTACACTGCGCTGGATGAAGCAACTAAAAAAGCAGATGTAAAAGTAGTTCTTGCAAAATCTTTTTATGCTGGGGCTGCAAATGCAAGTCAAAAATTTTCCGGAGAGTTTATTGGCATGTTATCAGGCTCTAATCCGGCTGAAGTAAAAAGCGGTCTTAATGCAGCTATTGAATTTATTAATAATGACGCTTGTTTTTATAGTGCTAATGATGATGATTCTGTTGTTTATTATGCACAGTGTATATCCCGTACAGGGTCTTATTTATCAGAAGCAGCAGGAATACCAGAAGGCCAGCCTATTGCTTATCTTATTGCACCGCCCCTAGAAGCGACTTATGCATTAGATGCAGCTCTTAAAGCTGCCGATGTTAAGTTAGTTAAATACTTTGAACCACCATCAGAAACAAACTTCTCGGGCGGATTTATGACAGGGTCACAGTCAGCTTGTAAAGCAGCTTGTGAAGCATTTGCTGATGCAGTTATTTACTGCGCAGAAAATGCGACGAAGTTCTAAGTTAACTAAAAGATAGTCATCAAATACATAAGCTAGGCTGGAAAGGGTGTAAATTATGCTCTATGATCAAGACTTGTTATCGATACAAGAAGTACGCCAGATGATAAAAAAAGCTAAAGTAGCTGCCAAGAAGATGAGTCAGTTTTCACAGATGCAAATAGATACCATAGTAGAACAAATGGTAAAAGCCGCGGTGGCCCATGCTGAGGAACTTGCCAAACTCGCAGTAGAAGAAACAGGCTTTGGTGTTTATAAAGATAAAGTTACCAAGAATTACTTTGCTTCAAAAATTCTTCATGACTATATTAAGGATATGAAGACTGTAGGTGTTATACATGAAGATAAAGAGAAAAAGCTTTTAGAAATCGCTGTGCCAGTAGGTGTAGTTGCTGGACTTATTCCATCAACTAATCCCACCTCCACTGCCATCTATAAGTGCATAATTGCTATGAAATCGGCTAACAGCATTATTCTTAGCCCTCATCCATCAGCAAGAGGCGTTATCTCAAAAACCTGTGAGATATTAACTCGGGCGGCAAAAGAAGCAGGAGCACCGGATGATGTGTTTCAGTGCATGAGCATGCCAACGCTGCAAGGAACGCGTGAACTTATGAAAAACGTAGATCTTATTCTTGCAACAGGAGGAAAGGACATGGTGAAAGCAGCCTATTCATCAGGGGTACCAGCTCTAGGTGTAGGTCCAGGAAATGTACCTGCCTTTATTGAAAAAAGCGCAGACATTAAAAAAGCTGTAGAGAGAATACTCGTAAGTAAAACCTTTGATAATGGGGTTATCTGCGCCTCAGAACAGGCGGTTGTAACAGAAGACTGTATTAAGGATACCGTAAGGACTGAACTTATTGCACAAGGAGCCTATTTTTTAGATGAAGAAGAAGCACAAAAAGTAGGTAAAGTGATTATGAAGACTGGTGGTAAGCTTAATGCAGCTATTGTAGGAAAAAGTGCCAATGCCATCGCTAAGATCGCGGGGCTTAGCTTAAGCCAAGAGGTGAGAGTACTTATTTATGAGGAAAAAGGGGTAGGAATAAACTATCCATTTTCTATTGAAAAACTTTCCCCAGTTTTAGCTTTCTATGTAGAGAAAGACTGGGTATCAGCCTGTGAGAGATGCATAGAGATCCTTGAGTTTGGGGGGATTGGCCATAGTTTGGTTATTCACTCACAAGATGAAAGTATTATCCGGGAGTTTGCACTGAAAAAACCAGCTTCCAGAATATTAGTAAACACACCAAGTACCCATGGCGCCATTGGAGCAACTACCCATTTAGCACCGGCATTAACACTTGGCTGCGGGGCCATAGGGGGGTCAGCAACAAGTGATAATGTGACGCCGCTTCATCTTATTAATATTAAACATACAGCTTATGGTGTAAAAGAGGCCTATGAGGTAGAGGGTATACCTAAAAAGTCAGAGGAAATAGATCTAGAGGCATTAACGGAGAAAGTCATGGAAATTTTAAAAAATTTAAAATAAAAACAGGGGGAATTGATAATGAGTAATCAACAAGCATTAGGAATGATTGAAACAAAAGGCTTAGTAGGTGCAATTGAAGCCGCAGATGCAATGGTTAAAGCAGCAAACGTGACGCTTATTGGTAAAGAACACGTAGGGGGCGGACTTGTAACTGTTTTTGTAAGAGGCGATGTAGGCGCTGTTAAAGCAGCTACGGATGCAGGGGCAGCAGCGGCAGACCGCGTAGGCGAACTGAAATCGGTTCATGTTATTCCAAGACCTCATAATGAAGTAGAGTTTATATTGCCTGTTTTAGATGGTGCGAAATAAAGGTTATGTGAAAATAAACAAGGAGAGGAGATGGTATAGTGAGGGTAATTACTGAGATATCTTTAAGAGATGAATTAAAAGGGAAAGTACCTGAGGTATACTATGTACCAGCTCAGAAAATATTGTCTCCTGCAGCAAAGGAATATCTAAGTCAAAAGAAAATTAAAGTTGTTTATAAAGATAAAGAAGAAGTGCCGCGCATAGAAGAACAAAATAAGGCAGTGCAAAAAGAAATGTCCAGAAAAACTTATGAGGATTATGAGACGGGGGCTGTTTATAATGAAAAGCCAGAAGCTATGACACAGATTGCAGATAATAAGCTGGTGACTAAAAACCATCCACGCATAGTTTTTAGAGGAAAGATGGATAGTTTGCAGGCACTTATTATAGTGACACAGGCAGAAATTTATAGTAAGGATAGTTTAAGTCCGATATTAAATGATTTGGATGAGGTGCTTAGTGTCAGTCGGAGTATTCTAAGAGCGGAAGTATTAGAAGAACAGCTTCCCGATGTGAGGGTGCTTGGGCTTACAGCAAATGAGATAAGGGATAGATCTCATTATCCAGAAAATTTTTTTCAGATTAAACAAATGACCTTGCCCCATTATAAGATGGGACTTATTTATACGAGACTGAATCAAATAAGAACTATGATAAGGGAAGCTGAGTTATTAGCCATTTGGGCAATTGATATGAAAAGAGATAGTTGGGGGCCGAGTATTGTACTTACGTTAAACAGACTCTCAAGTGTTATGCATATTATGATGTGTATGGTTTTAGCGAATCATTACAATAAGTAGGTGGACGATGAATATCCAAGAAGTTGCAGGTTATGTAAAAGAGGCATTAACAGCAGAAAGATTGGTGCAAATAGAAATCTCAGCCAGGCATATCCATTTAAGTCAGAAGGATGTGGAAAAACTGTTTGGCCAAGATTATCAGCTTCAGGCGGTAAAGCCACTTTCCCAGCCTGGTCAATATTTATGTAAGGAGCGCGTAAGTATTGTATCACAAAAGGGGAGATTTGAAAAAGTAGCTGTACTAGGACCTATAAGAGATAAAACGCAAATAGAAATTTCAAAAACAGATACCTTTGTATTGGGGATCAATCCCCCCATAAGAGAGTCTGGAGATCTAAGCGGTACGCCGGGGATACAGATAATAGGCCCTTGTGGTACAACCGAAATATCAGAAGGTGTGATTATTGCTAAGAGGCATATACATATCACGCCTAAAGAAGCAAAACAACTATTACTTGATGATAAGCAGTGTGTCTGGGTGGAGTTGCTGTCTAAAAGACCTGTTGTTTTCAAAGATGTAGTTGTAAGAATAAGTGAAAACTACTCATTTAGAATGCACATAGATGCAGATGAAGCCAATGCGGGGGACGTAGGGAGCTTTACATTGGGAAAAATAATAGGATAAGGGGCTAAATTATGTATGATGCACATCGCG includes these proteins:
- the pduL gene encoding phosphate propanoyltransferase translates to MNIQEVAGYVKEALTAERLVQIEISARHIHLSQKDVEKLFGQDYQLQAVKPLSQPGQYLCKERVSIVSQKGRFEKVAVLGPIRDKTQIEISKTDTFVLGINPPIRESGDLSGTPGIQIIGPCGTTEISEGVIIAKRHIHITPKEAKQLLLDDKQCVWVELLSKRPVVFKDVVVRISENYSFRMHIDADEANAGDVGSFTLGKIIG
- a CDS encoding BMC domain-containing protein, with the translated sequence MSNQQALGMIETKGLVGAIEAADAMVKAANVTLIGKEHVGGGLVTVFVRGDVGAVKAATDAGAAAADRVGELKSVHVIPRPHNEVEFILPVLDGAK
- the eutA gene encoding ethanolamine ammonia-lyase reactivating factor EutA, with translation MTDFIFSVGIDIGTSTTQLVFSKFKIENMASAYAVPRIAITEKEIVYSGAVYMTPLTSETIIDEKAIANMIKHEYSLAGFRTEDITTGAVIITGETARKENAKAVVEIMSGMAGDFVVATAGTELEGVIAGKGAGAALYSMQRHQAVANVDIGGGTTNIAVFKEGQAVDTACLDIGGRLIRFKPHTTEISYIAPKVQKLCAQESIPLKIGEKADPHDLNKVCKCMAETIAQTLHSIWHDQDARHFMITDHGLSHSMPINAITFSGGVGYCFYHQTDDNERFNDIGVLLSQVLREVFSNSTYQILEPIETIRATVIGAGMYSTEISGSTITYSKDIFPIKMIPIVKLNPEDEKLSCILFKKAVKKMLSWYGAEEGEHLAALAIKGIHNITFDEVQQYADKITQAMEGIIDSKQPLIIIIEQDMAKVLGQALQVRLGKEKDIVCIDAIDVSGGDYIDIGMPVMNGRVLPVVVKTLIFS
- a CDS encoding acetaldehyde dehydrogenase (acetylating), yielding MLYDQDLLSIQEVRQMIKKAKVAAKKMSQFSQMQIDTIVEQMVKAAVAHAEELAKLAVEETGFGVYKDKVTKNYFASKILHDYIKDMKTVGVIHEDKEKKLLEIAVPVGVVAGLIPSTNPTSTAIYKCIIAMKSANSIILSPHPSARGVISKTCEILTRAAKEAGAPDDVFQCMSMPTLQGTRELMKNVDLILATGGKDMVKAAYSSGVPALGVGPGNVPAFIEKSADIKKAVERILVSKTFDNGVICASEQAVVTEDCIKDTVRTELIAQGAYFLDEEEAQKVGKVIMKTGGKLNAAIVGKSANAIAKIAGLSLSQEVRVLIYEEKGVGINYPFSIEKLSPVLAFYVEKDWVSACERCIEILEFGGIGHSLVIHSQDESIIREFALKKPASRILVNTPSTHGAIGATTHLAPALTLGCGAIGGSATSDNVTPLHLINIKHTAYGVKEAYEVEGIPKKSEEIDLEALTEKVMEILKNLK
- the eutL gene encoding ethanolamine utilization microcompartment protein EutL; the protein is MKHDQVRGSVLAVKVIPNVSASLAEEWKLPEGHRSIGFLTTDSDDVGYTALDEATKKADVKVVLAKSFYAGAANASQKFSGEFIGMLSGSNPAEVKSGLNAAIEFINNDACFYSANDDDSVVYYAQCISRTGSYLSEAAGIPEGQPIAYLIAPPLEATYALDAALKAADVKLVKYFEPPSETNFSGGFMTGSQSACKAACEAFADAVIYCAENATKF
- a CDS encoding ethanolamine ammonia-lyase subunit EutB; protein product: MRLKSRLFGKCYEFASITEVLAKANEEKSGDRLAGVAAQSTTERVAAKEVLAHLTIGDLRNNPVVPYEHDEVTRVIQDQVNEKIYSEIKNMTIADLREFILDDQTTSNQITRITRGLTSEVVAGVAKLMSNLDLIYGASKIRIEAECNTRIGRVGTLSARLQPNHTTDDLDGVLLSVMEGLTYGVGDAVIGLNPVDDTPANVGRILKMFYEFKEKWHIPTQCCVLGHVTTQMEAIRAGAPSDLCFQSIAGSQKGNEAFGVTVKMLDEAKDLLLREGTGIGPNVMYFETGQGSELSSEAHFGADQVVMEARCYGLAKRYNPFLVNTVVGFIGPEYLYDSKQVIRAGLEDHFMGKLTGISMGCDACYTNHMKADQNDIENLAVLLSTAGCNYFMGVPCGDDIMLNYQCTGFHETPTLRQLLGLRPIPEFEAWCIEMGFLLPNGKLGPRAGDASVFMK
- the eutC gene encoding ethanolamine ammonia-lyase subunit EutC produces the protein MALSEDKLKEIVARIVGEMIEKNQAENSNVCPSIEVTDKLEEEDIPDITEVNLKTYLAVPEAENKEEYLRLKAKTSARLGVYRAGTRYKTETMLRFRADHAVAMDAVFTDVPEEVIKSNGLFEVQTMCESRDQYLTRPDLGRKFDEENLKLIKSQCKKSPKVQIYASDGLSSTALIANLKTVMPSIMQGLKTYGYDVGTPFFVKYGRVGAMDVITEALDAEVTVVLIGERPGLATGESMSAYMTYKGQVGMSESGRTVVSNIHSGGTPAAEAGAHIADIIHEMIKQKASGLDLKI